One genomic region from Labeo rohita strain BAU-BD-2019 chromosome 7, IGBB_LRoh.1.0, whole genome shotgun sequence encodes:
- the badb gene encoding BCL2 associated agonist of cell death b: MAHMFSISDNESETETPEDCEVSDQTKNNSGSLQTQQHLTISERLKGEQLGRHRNLSMNDEDLLETGAADEGDLLDPFRRRSRSAPPALWAAKKYGQQLRRMSDEFDVLLDKGMKRVKSAGTTRQMRQSPSWLAFLWSHKESDAESRPAE, translated from the exons ATGGCACATATGTTTAGTATCTCCGACAATGAGTCGGAGACAGAGACACCGGAAGACTGTGAGGTCTCGGACCAGACCAAAAATAACAGTGGATCACTGCAGACACAGCAGCATCTCACTATTTCTGAAAGGCTGAAAG GAGAACAACTGGGGAGACACAGGAATCTTTCGATGAATGATGAGGACCTGTTGGAGACCGGGGCAGCAGATGAAGGCGATTTGCTTGATCCATTCAGGCGCAGATCTCGCTCCGCTCCTCCTGCTTTGTGGGCAGCTAAGAAATACGGCCAACAGCTAAGGAGAATGAGTGACGAGTTTGACGTCCTCCTTGATAAAGGG ATGAAGAGGGTGAAGAGTGCAGGAACAACACGTCAGATGCGGCAATCCCCCAGCTGGTTGGCTTTTCTTTGGAGTCACAAAGAGTCTGATGCTGAGTCGCGCCCCGCAGAGTGA
- the zgc:101765 gene encoding glyoxal reductase encodes MTDSQPSVLLNTGTRMPLLGLGTFRLQGQEDTYNAVDAALTAGYRAFDTAAVYRNEAHLGHALRCLLPKHGLSRDDVFITSKLGPKDQGSKARDGCLRSLEQLGLGYIDLYLIHWPGTQGLPVGDKRNPENRAQSWTVLEEFYSEGTFRAIGVSNYTVDHMQELLKSCKVPPAVLQVEFHPKLVQKDLRALCKERGVCFQAYSSLGTGLLLSDHLVLDLAKKYGRTSAQVLLRWAVQQNIPVLPKSCQPERVEENGRLFDFDISEEDMERLSALDCGEKFCWDPRQVS; translated from the coding sequence ATGACTGACTCTCAGCCATCTGTACTTCTCAACACTGGGACTCGGATGCCTCTGTTGGGACTGGGCACTTTCCGTTTACAGGGTCAAGAGGACACTTATAATGCTGTGGATGCTGCTTTGACAGCTGGTTATCGTGCCTTTGACACTGCTGCGGTGTACCGTAATGAAGCACATTTAGGTCATGCTCTTCGTTGCCTGCTACCAAAGCATGGCCTATCACGAgatgatgtttttattactaGCAAACTGGGTCCCAAAGATCAGGGCTCCAAAGCCAGAGATGGATGCTTGAGAAGCCTGGAGCAGTTGGGATTGGGCTACATTGACCTATATCTCATTCACTGGCCAGGTACGCAGGGGCTGCCAGTGGGGGATAAGCGAAACCCTGAAAACCGTGCTCAAAGCTGGACAGTTTTGGAGGAGTTCTACTCAGAAGGAACATTTCGGGCCATTGGGGTGTCTAATTACACAGTAGATCACATGCAGGAGCTGCTGAAGAGCTGTAAAGTGCCCCCAGCAGTTCTTCAGGTGGAGTTCCATCCAAAGCTGGTTCAGAAGGACCTGAGGGCACTTTGTAAGGAAAGAGGGGTATGTTTTCAGGCATACTCGTCTCTCGGAACAGGCCTTCTACTATCGGACCACTTGGTTCTGGATTTAGCAAAAAAGTATGGGAGGACGTCAGCTCAAGTTTTGCTGAGGTGGGCCGTACAACAGAACATTCCAGTACTGCCAAAATCATGTCAGCCAGAACGTGTGGAGGAAAATGGGCGCCTTTTTGACTTTGACATTAGCGAGGAGGACATGGAAAGGCTCTCTGCTCTTGATTGTGGAGAGAAGTTCTGCTGGGATCCAAGACAAGTGTCTTAA
- the LOC127168751 gene encoding membrane-anchored junction protein: protein MSIQAFSFPVPETRFFQAGQQVFKFKIRRGDMSSINEEDVLYGPLVSEELENAVRAVLANLDSLHPFTTQHFNIFPYKSKWEQVSKMKFTKEGVKLSPYPFLITLYVEYREPAFPYAGVKNTNAWTTPEKLSILKSPRCASEPVRTIQTTAIDHPEEGTMNQQRHNKQTTECFQESPTSANGAEAMVCGSETHADSQVTCLQAPDVHGAVLESPDPNSANGQSTGIITRMASSIFPFSLFFRKSPDS, encoded by the exons ATGTCAATCCAGGCCTTTTCTTTTCCTGTACCTGAGACCAGATTTTTTCAGGCTGGACAACAAGTTTTCAAATTCAAGATAAGACGAGGAGACATGAGCAG CATTAATGAGGAAGACGTGTTGTACGGGCCGCTAGTCAGTGAGGAGCTGGAG AACGCTGTACGTGCAGTACTTGCAAATCTGGATAGTCTTCACCCTTTCACTACTcagcatttcaacatttttcccT ACAAAAGTAAATGGGAACAAGTGTCCAAAATGAAGTTCACGAAGGAGGGTGTAAAACTGTCTCCGTACCCCTTCCTTATCACACTGTATGTGGAGTATCGTGAACCAGCCTTTCCATATGCAG GAGTGAAAAATACCAATGCCTGGACCACACCG GAGAAACTGTCTATATTGAAAAGTCCACGGTGTGCTAGTGAGCCAGTGAGGACAATCCAAACCACTGCAATTGATCATCCAGAAGAGGGCACTATGAACCAACAAAGGCATAATAAACAAACCACAGAGTGCTTTCA gGAGTCCCCTACCTCAGCCAATGGTGCAGAAGCGATGGTTTGTGGCAGTGAG ACTCATGCTGATTCACAAGTGACTTGTCTACAAGCACCAGATGTGCATGGTG ctgtccttgaaagtcctgacCCAAATTCAGCAAATGGACAGAGCACCGGGATCATTACTAGAATGGCGAG CTCGATTTTTCCCTTCTCTCTGTTCTTCCGTAAGAGTCCTGATAGTTAA
- the gpha2 gene encoding glycoprotein hormone alpha-2, translating into MFRCVTSDLAVLTLPVVVLVLLMPLSWSFQALTPGCHLYPFNVTIRTDKRGTCRGTQVVYACVGYCESSAFPSRYSVLLASNFTRNITSASRCCTISKDAKIKVRLHCPEGRHHDDIEILTARACRCNMCHKSRY; encoded by the exons ATGTTCCGCTGTGTAACATCTGACCTGGCAGTGCTTACGTTGCCTGTGGTTGTGTTGGTGTTGCTAATGCCCCTTAGCTGGAGTTTTCAAGCCCTGACTCCTGGCTGCCACCTCTACC CATTTAACGTGACCATACGAACAGACAAGAGAGGGACCTGTCGAGGAACTCAAGTGGTTTACGCATGCGTGGGCTACTGTGAGTCCAGCGCTTTTCCCTCACGCTACTCTGTGCTGCTGGCCTCCAACTTCACCCGCAACATAACGTCTGCTTCCCGCTGCTGCACCATTAGCAAGGACGCCAAG ATCAAAGTTCGTCTGCATTGTCCTGAAGGCCGTCATCATGATGACATCGAGATCTTGACTGCACGTGCTTGTCGGTGCAACATGTGCCACAAATCCCGTTACTGA